The Candidatus Cloacimonadota bacterium genome has a segment encoding these proteins:
- a CDS encoding PaeR7I family type II restriction endonuclease — MAIDLVDYERKAHEAVQAFWGNREAARQKQIESGKADQGERAGVTAGKNMDGFIALILDIIRSNGLAHADIHQKRAVLTLPGFFRPTKLWDLLVIHKGELIAAIELKSQVGPSFGNNFNNRTEESIGTAHDLWTAYREGAFGKQPRPFVGWLMLVEDAPESRSPVKDNSPHFPVFEEFKGASYLQRYDLLCQKLTQEQLYTTASVIASPRTAADSGDFSSLSSMTSLKTFVSSLAGHIAGEAARLE, encoded by the coding sequence ATGGCAATTGATCTTGTGGATTACGAGCGCAAGGCTCATGAAGCTGTGCAGGCGTTTTGGGGAAACCGGGAAGCCGCCAGGCAGAAGCAAATTGAATCGGGCAAGGCCGACCAGGGCGAACGCGCAGGCGTGACCGCTGGCAAAAATATGGATGGGTTCATTGCTTTGATACTCGATATCATTCGATCCAATGGACTCGCCCATGCCGACATCCATCAGAAACGCGCCGTCCTGACGCTGCCCGGTTTCTTTCGGCCAACCAAACTCTGGGATCTGCTGGTCATCCACAAGGGTGAACTGATCGCGGCTATCGAACTGAAAAGCCAGGTCGGACCTTCCTTCGGCAACAACTTCAACAACCGGACGGAAGAGTCCATCGGCACAGCCCATGATTTATGGACAGCATACCGAGAAGGGGCATTCGGCAAACAGCCCCGCCCATTTGTAGGCTGGCTGATGCTGGTTGAGGACGCGCCCGAATCCCGGTCTCCGGTCAAGGACAACTCGCCTCATTTTCCCGTGTTCGAGGAATTCAAGGGCGCATCCTATCTCCAGCGGTACGATTTGCTGTGCCAGAAGTTGACTCAGGAACAGCTCTACACAACCGCTTCGGTAATCGCCTCTCCGCGAACAGCCGCTGACAGCGGTGATTTTTCCTCGTTGTCATCAATGACCAGTCTCAAGACCTTCGTCTCCTCTCTTGCCGGGCACATCGCAGGCGAAGCGGCAAGACTTGAGTAG